From the Rhodoferax mekongensis genome, one window contains:
- a CDS encoding oxidoreductase, whose protein sequence is MTTNTRPQVVLITGASSGMGKEAAKLLLRQGHVVYTAARRIELMQDLQALGAHPLKMDVTDEAQMQAGIAQITATHGGVDVLVNNAGFGIYGAMEDTSMADARYQFDVNFFGLARMTQLVLPHMRSQQRGRIINISSMGGKMYTPLGSWYHATKHALEGWSDCLRLELAPFGIQVVIVEPGIIATEFGDVMTGPLLERSGNGPYAKLAHIVAKATGDAYSKPNAASPASVIADVIAEAIAAPKPKTRYVAGKMAKPLMFIRKWFGDRFFDMAVMSQMK, encoded by the coding sequence ATGACTACCAACACTCGCCCCCAAGTCGTCCTCATCACCGGTGCTTCTTCCGGCATGGGCAAAGAAGCCGCCAAGTTGCTGCTTCGCCAAGGGCATGTGGTCTACACCGCTGCGCGCCGTATCGAGTTGATGCAAGACCTGCAGGCTCTGGGCGCACATCCCCTCAAAATGGACGTCACTGATGAAGCCCAGATGCAAGCCGGTATCGCGCAAATCACCGCAACCCATGGCGGCGTGGACGTGCTGGTGAACAACGCCGGCTTCGGCATTTACGGTGCCATGGAAGACACCAGCATGGCCGATGCGCGCTACCAGTTCGATGTGAACTTCTTCGGCCTGGCACGCATGACCCAGCTGGTGCTGCCCCATATGCGCAGCCAACAGCGCGGGCGCATCATCAACATCTCGTCCATGGGCGGCAAGATGTATACCCCGCTGGGTAGCTGGTACCACGCCACCAAGCATGCTCTGGAAGGCTGGAGCGATTGCCTCCGCCTGGAGCTGGCTCCCTTCGGCATTCAGGTGGTGATCGTGGAGCCCGGCATCATTGCCACGGAGTTCGGCGACGTGATGACCGGCCCGCTGCTGGAACGCTCCGGCAATGGCCCCTACGCCAAGCTGGCACACATCGTGGCCAAGGCCACTGGCGACGCTTACAGCAAGCCCAATGCTGCGTCCCCCGCTTCCGTGATTGCGGACGTGATCGCCGAAGCCATCGCCGCCCCTAAGCCCAAAACCCGCTACGTGGCAGGCAAAATGGCCAAGCCACTGATGTTCATCCGAAAATGGTTCGGTGACCGCTTCTTTGACATGGCGGTCATGAGCCAGATGAAGTAA
- a CDS encoding alpha/beta fold hydrolase: MAEPTLNYVPCADANGPRRMAYWQWGAADAAHTVVCVHGLSRQGRDFDVLAQALVARASQSIRVVCPDVAGRGQSDWLKDPVGYGVPTYAGDMLGLLAHLKPATLDWVGTSMGGLIGLAVTAHAASVGLKVRKLVLNDVGPVIQWSSLQRIGTYLGRAVSFDNLQQAADAMLAISSSFGPHTPAQWLELSRHMVKTLPDGKLGLHYDPAIAIPFKAVTEELALAGQAQLWQLYDAITADTLLLRGAESDLLSPETALAMTQRGPKARLLEFAGVGHAPTLIAQDQQDAVTSFLLG, encoded by the coding sequence ATGGCTGAACCTACGCTGAATTACGTACCCTGCGCTGACGCCAACGGTCCGCGCCGCATGGCGTATTGGCAGTGGGGCGCGGCAGACGCCGCCCACACCGTGGTGTGTGTGCATGGCCTCTCGCGACAGGGGCGCGACTTTGACGTGCTGGCACAGGCCCTGGTCGCCCGCGCTTCCCAGTCCATCCGTGTGGTCTGCCCCGACGTGGCTGGACGTGGTCAGAGCGATTGGCTTAAAGACCCTGTCGGCTATGGCGTGCCGACCTATGCCGGCGACATGTTGGGCCTGCTGGCGCACCTGAAGCCCGCCACTCTGGATTGGGTGGGCACCAGCATGGGCGGCCTGATCGGCTTGGCGGTGACTGCGCATGCCGCCTCCGTGGGCTTGAAAGTACGCAAATTGGTGCTGAACGACGTGGGCCCGGTGATCCAGTGGTCGTCGCTGCAGCGCATAGGCACCTATCTGGGCCGCGCCGTGAGCTTCGACAACCTGCAGCAGGCCGCTGACGCCATGTTGGCGATTTCGAGCAGTTTCGGGCCGCACACACCGGCGCAGTGGCTGGAGTTGTCACGCCACATGGTCAAGACCCTCCCGGACGGCAAGTTGGGGCTGCATTACGACCCTGCGATTGCCATCCCGTTCAAGGCAGTGACAGAGGAGCTGGCGCTGGCCGGCCAGGCTCAGCTGTGGCAGCTGTATGACGCCATCACGGCAGACACTTTGTTGCTTCGCGGCGCGGAGTCCGACCTTTTGTCACCCGAGACGGCACTGGCCATGACGCAGCGTGGCCCCAAAGCCCGCCTGCTGGAGTTTGCCGGTGTGGGCCACGCCCCGACCCTGATCGCCCAAGACCAACAGGACGCCGTGACTTCTTTTTTGCTGGGGTAA
- a CDS encoding protein kinase domain-containing protein, translating to MPDTQTARSGDDSRSRQVAKSLLGRFELIRILGKGAQSTVWLAFDPRMEREVAVKVMRPGAGVDGQAVAQWLQEARSVGRVTHPNIVPVYEADIHEAQPYLVFEYIAGNTLDQHLKQNGALPASQAVALMMDVLDAVAVAHASGVVHRDLKPSNIVIDGAGRARVMDFGIAARIPEANSKDPHPGSGGTIGYLSPEAANGAAPSPAMDIFSAGLVLAEMLMGRQLVMESDPYRAIYRVTNEQLDLPKVMPAGVDDQLRAIVLRALARDNSKRFVSARLFQSELELWVKSLQGPAAGSEASNNATLEFLLRRMRHKSDFPALSDSVTRIQSMARSDKESVGSVTNEILKDVALTNKLLRLVNSAHYARGGSISTVSRAVHLVGFNGIRNMALSLVLLEHMQDKAHAAQLKEEFLRSLMAGSIGGELCPLVRDSEEAFIGSMFQNLGRLLAQFYFPEEANNIRTLTQSARDRKTEEAASISVLGLSYEELGLGIAKSWGLPPGIQRCMRKPTGTPPSTPPSDAAERIRWIALASNEIADVLLRSDAREVDDRIAAVTKKYANVMGSSIKLVNEATAKARLKLVDLANAMDIHVAPGSAAAKLLQLPVELSSRAAPLQAETDGNLGSFALQATQAAPLDEPGAPPSTRRNNLVAETLSAGIQDITNAMVDDFKLTDVLRMILETMLRALEFDRIIFCMRDAKTEMMTGRFGLGQGVEAHIKGFKTHLKAASPDLFGVVCIKGADTMISDAAELRIVQRLPAWYRSGLNAAAFLLLPLQIKGAPFGLIYADKLKHGALELDEKELALLRTLRNQAVMAFKQSS from the coding sequence CGTGTGGCTGGCCTTTGATCCGCGCATGGAGCGCGAGGTGGCTGTCAAAGTGATGCGTCCGGGTGCCGGCGTCGATGGGCAGGCGGTTGCACAGTGGTTGCAAGAGGCCCGCAGTGTGGGCCGTGTCACCCATCCCAATATCGTGCCTGTCTACGAAGCCGACATCCATGAGGCGCAGCCCTACCTGGTGTTTGAGTACATCGCTGGCAATACCTTGGACCAGCACCTGAAACAGAATGGGGCGCTGCCAGCCAGTCAGGCGGTCGCACTCATGATGGATGTGCTGGACGCCGTAGCAGTCGCCCATGCTTCCGGCGTGGTGCATCGGGACCTGAAGCCTTCCAACATCGTGATCGATGGCGCGGGGCGCGCGCGGGTCATGGATTTCGGTATAGCGGCCCGCATCCCTGAGGCCAACAGCAAGGACCCCCACCCCGGCAGCGGGGGCACTATCGGCTATCTATCACCAGAGGCCGCCAATGGCGCCGCGCCCAGCCCTGCCATGGACATTTTTTCGGCTGGCTTGGTGCTGGCAGAAATGCTGATGGGCCGCCAGCTGGTGATGGAATCTGACCCTTACCGGGCCATCTACCGCGTCACCAATGAGCAACTGGATCTCCCCAAGGTCATGCCGGCGGGTGTGGATGACCAGCTGCGTGCCATTGTGTTACGGGCCCTTGCCAGAGATAACAGCAAGCGGTTTGTCAGCGCACGGCTGTTCCAGAGTGAGCTGGAGCTATGGGTGAAGTCCCTGCAAGGACCTGCTGCAGGCAGTGAAGCGTCCAACAACGCCACCCTGGAGTTTTTGCTGCGGCGCATGCGGCACAAGAGCGATTTTCCCGCCTTGTCGGATTCCGTGACCCGTATCCAGAGCATGGCCCGCTCCGATAAAGAGAGTGTGGGCAGCGTCACCAACGAAATCCTCAAGGATGTGGCGCTCACCAACAAGCTCTTGCGCCTGGTCAACAGTGCGCACTACGCACGTGGCGGCAGCATCAGCACCGTGTCACGGGCCGTGCACCTGGTGGGCTTCAACGGCATCCGCAATATGGCGCTCAGCCTGGTATTGCTGGAGCACATGCAGGACAAGGCCCATGCGGCCCAGCTCAAAGAAGAGTTTCTGCGCTCGCTGATGGCCGGCTCCATTGGTGGAGAGCTATGCCCGCTGGTGCGCGACAGCGAGGAGGCATTCATTGGCTCCATGTTCCAGAATCTGGGCCGGTTGTTGGCGCAGTTCTATTTCCCGGAAGAGGCCAACAACATCCGGACCCTCACCCAGTCAGCCCGTGATCGCAAGACCGAGGAGGCCGCTTCCATCAGTGTCTTGGGCCTGAGCTATGAAGAACTGGGGCTGGGTATCGCCAAGAGCTGGGGTTTGCCGCCGGGAATCCAGCGCTGCATGCGCAAACCTACAGGAACGCCGCCGTCCACGCCACCGTCCGATGCGGCTGAACGCATTCGCTGGATTGCTCTCGCGTCCAACGAAATCGCCGATGTGCTCTTGCGCAGCGATGCCAGAGAGGTGGATGACCGCATTGCCGCTGTCACCAAGAAATACGCCAATGTGATGGGCAGCAGCATCAAGCTGGTGAATGAGGCCACGGCCAAGGCCCGCCTCAAGCTGGTGGACCTTGCCAATGCCATGGACATTCATGTGGCGCCGGGATCTGCAGCTGCCAAGTTGCTGCAGCTGCCGGTAGAGCTCAGCAGCCGCGCCGCGCCCCTGCAGGCGGAAACAGACGGCAATCTGGGCAGCTTTGCGCTGCAAGCCACTCAGGCCGCCCCCTTGGATGAACCCGGTGCGCCGCCTTCTACCCGCCGCAACAACCTGGTAGCCGAAACACTTTCCGCGGGTATTCAAGACATCACCAACGCCATGGTGGATGACTTCAAGCTCACCGATGTGCTGCGCATGATCCTGGAGACCATGCTGCGCGCGCTGGAGTTTGACCGCATCATTTTTTGCATGCGCGACGCCAAGACGGAAATGATGACCGGACGCTTCGGTTTGGGGCAGGGCGTGGAGGCGCACATCAAAGGCTTCAAGACCCACCTCAAGGCTGCTTCGCCGGATTTGTTCGGGGTGGTGTGCATCAAGGGCGCCGACACCATGATCAGTGACGCTGCCGAGTTGCGCATCGTGCAGCGGCTGCCCGCGTGGTACCGCAGCGGCCTGAATGCAGCGGCATTTTTGCTCTTGCCCTTGCAGATCAAGGGCGCGCCTTTCGGCCTGATTTACGCCGACAAGCTCAAACATGGCGCACTGGAGCTGGACGAAAAAGAACTGGCCTTGCTGCGCACCTTGCGCAACCAGGCCGTGATGGCGTTCAAGCAGTCCAGCTGA
- a CDS encoding RelA/SpoT family protein, with product MKSLYAGDIATATPQVIAATADSLPEQAGALQRARAFAEPLLATESLDTGENVLQHADAVAAILRTIGGSEAMQAASYLVYACDHLNKPHEIIAKAFGDNFADLALETTKLVRLQRMARLAQQSASHSNSAAPMAQTAGPAGPSQGADSPHGGQRLAQRWSVGAPGLQTESVRKMLLAFSKDLRVVMLRLASRLQTLRHFAATKLPVPPGLASEALQVFAPLANRLGIWEIKWEMEDLSFRFLEPDTYKQVAKLLDEKRAEREASVERLRQQLADELAAQGVQAIVQGRPKHIYSIVKKMRGKSLGFDQVYDIRALRIVVPTVPDCYAALSLVHTRFTPITEEFDDYIARPKPNGYQSLHTVVREMDPQAPPLQGALPPEGAVPLGGGPAAGRSAGQPIEVQIRTQAMHDHAEHGVAAHWAYKEAGAKGYGGSVTAAGEYDAKIAVLRQLLAWERDLSGAHASDGQGMFDDRIYVLTPDAAIVELPQGATAVDFAYSVHTNLGHRCRGAKVDGAMVPLNTPLKNGQTVEVTAVKEGGPSRDWLNPELGYLVSHRARAKVRAWFNALAMGETMAKGREAVEKLLQREGKTAIKLDDLASQLGFHNADALFEVVGKDEFSLRNIELLLRPPEPAGPQDDYMPLKKPRGVSGGKGGVLVVGIDSLMTQLAKCCKPAPPDLISGFVTRGKGVSVHRSDCSNLRNMVQRSGDRLIEVEWGAPGGKDGNVYPVDVAVEALDRQGLLRDISEVFAKEKMNVIGVQTQSVKGTAWMTFTVEVAESGRLTRVLKIVNELSGVRSARRR from the coding sequence ATGAAAAGTTTGTACGCCGGGGACATTGCCACGGCCACCCCGCAAGTGATTGCGGCCACCGCAGACAGCCTGCCCGAGCAGGCCGGAGCCCTGCAGCGCGCTCGCGCCTTTGCCGAGCCTTTGTTGGCGACGGAGTCGCTGGATACCGGCGAAAACGTGCTTCAACACGCGGATGCCGTAGCCGCTATTCTGCGCACCATTGGCGGCTCCGAGGCCATGCAGGCTGCCAGCTACCTGGTGTATGCCTGTGACCACCTGAACAAGCCCCACGAAATCATCGCCAAAGCCTTCGGCGACAACTTTGCCGACCTGGCCCTAGAAACCACCAAGCTGGTGCGCCTGCAGCGCATGGCACGGCTGGCCCAGCAGTCGGCGAGCCACAGCAATAGTGCGGCACCCATGGCGCAAACCGCCGGACCCGCCGGGCCGTCCCAAGGGGCCGATAGCCCCCATGGGGGGCAGCGACTCGCGCAGCGATGGAGCGTGGGGGCACCTGGTTTACAGACGGAGAGCGTTCGCAAGATGCTGTTGGCCTTCAGCAAGGACCTGCGTGTGGTCATGCTGCGCTTGGCGTCGCGCTTGCAGACCTTGCGCCACTTTGCGGCGACCAAGTTGCCGGTGCCGCCGGGGCTGGCTTCTGAGGCCCTGCAGGTGTTTGCGCCCTTGGCCAACCGGCTGGGCATCTGGGAAATCAAGTGGGAGATGGAAGACCTGTCGTTCCGCTTCCTCGAGCCCGACACCTACAAGCAGGTCGCCAAACTGCTGGACGAAAAGCGGGCAGAGCGGGAAGCCTCGGTGGAGCGACTGCGCCAGCAGCTGGCGGACGAGTTGGCAGCGCAGGGCGTGCAGGCTATCGTGCAGGGTCGGCCCAAGCACATCTACAGCATCGTCAAAAAGATGCGGGGCAAGTCGCTGGGCTTCGATCAGGTGTACGACATCCGGGCGCTGCGCATCGTGGTGCCCACGGTGCCGGACTGCTACGCGGCACTCAGCCTGGTGCACACCCGCTTCACACCGATCACTGAAGAATTTGACGACTACATTGCCCGGCCCAAGCCCAATGGGTATCAGTCGCTGCACACCGTTGTAAGAGAAATGGACCCCCAAGCTCCGCCCTTGCAGGGGGCGCTGCCCCCCGAGGGGGCTGTCCCGCTTGGGGGCGGCCCGGCAGCGGGACGATCGGCAGGGCAACCCATAGAGGTGCAAATCCGCACCCAGGCTATGCACGACCATGCAGAGCATGGTGTGGCCGCCCACTGGGCCTACAAAGAGGCGGGCGCCAAAGGCTATGGCGGCAGCGTGACGGCCGCCGGCGAGTACGACGCCAAGATTGCTGTGCTGCGCCAATTGTTGGCCTGGGAGCGCGACCTCTCCGGCGCCCATGCGTCCGACGGGCAGGGCATGTTTGACGACCGCATCTATGTGCTCACGCCAGATGCCGCCATTGTGGAGCTGCCGCAGGGGGCAACCGCGGTGGACTTTGCCTACAGCGTGCACACCAACCTGGGCCACCGTTGCCGGGGTGCCAAGGTGGATGGCGCCATGGTGCCGCTGAATACTCCGCTCAAAAACGGCCAGACCGTGGAAGTGACTGCCGTGAAAGAAGGCGGCCCCTCACGGGACTGGCTCAACCCCGAGCTGGGCTATCTGGTCAGTCACCGGGCGCGCGCCAAGGTGCGGGCCTGGTTCAATGCGCTGGCCATGGGTGAGACCATGGCCAAGGGCCGCGAGGCGGTAGAAAAGCTGCTGCAACGTGAGGGCAAAACCGCCATTAAGCTCGACGACCTGGCCAGCCAGCTGGGCTTCCACAATGCCGACGCCTTGTTTGAGGTGGTGGGCAAAGACGAGTTTTCACTGCGCAACATCGAGCTTCTGCTGCGCCCGCCCGAGCCCGCCGGCCCGCAGGACGACTACATGCCGCTCAAAAAGCCGCGCGGTGTGTCCGGCGGCAAGGGCGGGGTACTGGTGGTGGGCATCGATTCGCTGATGACCCAGTTGGCCAAGTGCTGCAAGCCGGCACCGCCGGATTTGATCAGCGGCTTTGTGACCCGGGGCAAGGGCGTGAGCGTGCACCGGTCGGACTGCTCCAACCTGCGCAACATGGTGCAACGCAGTGGCGACCGCCTGATCGAGGTGGAGTGGGGCGCCCCGGGCGGCAAAGACGGGAACGTGTATCCGGTGGACGTTGCAGTTGAGGCTTTGGACCGCCAGGGCCTGCTGCGCGACATCTCGGAGGTATTCGCCAAAGAAAAGATGAATGTCATCGGGGTGCAGACCCAGTCTGTCAAAGGCACCGCCTGGATGACATTCACCGTGGAAGTGGCCGAATCCGGCCGCCTGACCCGGGTGCTCAAGATCGTGAACGAGCTCTCCGGGGTGCGCTCTGCGCGGCGGCGCTAA
- a CDS encoding 3-hydroxybutyrate dehydrogenase, producing the protein MLKGKTALVTGSTSGIGLGIAKALAAQGANIVLNGFGDVEGPKAEVAALGVQVSYHGADMSKPAEIAAMIEHATTTFGGVDILVNNAGIQHVARVENFPIEKWDAIIAINMSSAFHATRLALPGMQAKNWGRIINVASVHGLVGSAEKSAYVAAKHGVVGLTKVTALENATTGVTCNAICPGWVLTPLVQKQVDAKAAARGISNADATKQLLGEKEPSMQFTTPEELGALAVFFCSPAGDNVRGVAWNMDGGWTAQ; encoded by the coding sequence ATGTTGAAAGGTAAAACCGCCCTCGTTACCGGATCCACCAGCGGCATCGGTTTGGGTATCGCCAAGGCACTGGCCGCACAAGGCGCCAACATCGTGCTCAACGGCTTTGGCGACGTGGAGGGTCCCAAGGCCGAAGTGGCCGCTCTGGGCGTGCAAGTGAGCTACCACGGTGCGGACATGAGCAAGCCTGCCGAGATCGCAGCCATGATCGAGCACGCCACGACCACTTTCGGCGGCGTGGACATTCTGGTCAACAATGCGGGCATTCAGCATGTGGCGCGGGTCGAAAACTTCCCCATCGAGAAATGGGACGCCATCATCGCCATCAACATGAGCAGCGCCTTCCACGCGACCCGCCTGGCCCTGCCCGGCATGCAAGCAAAGAACTGGGGCCGCATCATCAACGTGGCGTCCGTCCACGGGCTGGTGGGCTCGGCCGAAAAGTCGGCCTATGTGGCGGCCAAACACGGTGTGGTGGGCCTGACCAAGGTCACGGCACTGGAAAACGCCACTACCGGCGTGACCTGCAACGCCATCTGCCCCGGCTGGGTGCTGACCCCGCTGGTGCAAAAGCAGGTGGATGCCAAAGCTGCCGCGCGAGGCATCAGCAACGCGGACGCTACCAAACAGCTCCTGGGCGAAAAAGAGCCCTCCATGCAATTCACCACGCCCGAGGAGCTGGGCGCCTTGGCCGTGTTTTTCTGCTCCCCCGCTGGCGACAATGTGCGCGGCGTGGCATGGAATATGGACGGTGGCTGGACAGCGCAGTAA
- a CDS encoding heme-degrading domain-containing protein: MTIDTDLARLALQEERLQFDAFDQRSAWALGSRIKALSEEAGVALAIEIRLGKDTVFFYGMPGTGPTNADWARRKRNSVELLHTSSYALNLKLEKEGSTLEAKQGLPLRDYATHGGSVPIRVRGVGVVGVVTVSGIPQRDDHAMAIKALAELCGVPLHEVALDERGTG, translated from the coding sequence ATGACCATAGACACTGACCTCGCCCGCCTCGCCCTCCAGGAAGAGCGCCTGCAGTTTGACGCCTTTGACCAGCGCTCCGCATGGGCGCTGGGCAGCCGCATCAAGGCCCTTAGCGAAGAAGCCGGCGTGGCGCTGGCGATAGAAATTCGCCTGGGCAAGGACACCGTGTTCTTCTACGGCATGCCCGGAACCGGCCCCACCAACGCGGACTGGGCGCGGCGCAAGCGCAACTCGGTGGAGTTGCTGCACACCAGCTCTTACGCGCTCAACCTCAAGCTGGAAAAAGAAGGCAGCACCCTGGAGGCCAAACAGGGCCTGCCCCTGCGCGACTACGCCACGCACGGTGGCAGCGTGCCCATACGGGTGCGCGGCGTGGGTGTGGTCGGGGTGGTGACCGTTTCAGGCATCCCGCAGCGGGACGACCACGCCATGGCCATCAAAGCACTGGCCGAGCTTTGCGGTGTCCCTTTGCACGAGGTGGCGCTGGATGAGCGCGGAACCGGTTAG
- a CDS encoding MAPEG family protein — translation MTALQALVGFALWTLALITLVFLYRGLRFLRGTPINHWPRGNKPQDDASLVKRLEDAHANCMENLPVFAVLVLAASLMDKSNTIQTIAPFVLYARIGQTLAHLWGTGPLQVFVRASFWSVQLVICLWMALQLLAA, via the coding sequence ATGACTGCATTGCAAGCATTGGTGGGTTTTGCACTTTGGACACTGGCCTTGATCACGCTGGTGTTTTTGTACCGCGGGCTGCGCTTTCTGCGCGGCACACCCATCAACCACTGGCCGCGGGGCAACAAACCGCAGGACGACGCCAGCCTGGTCAAACGCCTCGAAGACGCCCACGCCAACTGCATGGAAAACCTGCCGGTTTTTGCGGTGCTGGTGCTTGCGGCCAGCCTGATGGACAAGTCCAACACCATCCAAACGATCGCACCCTTCGTGCTCTACGCACGCATCGGCCAGACCCTGGCGCATTTGTGGGGCACAGGCCCGCTGCAGGTGTTTGTACGAGCCAGTTTCTGGAGCGTACAGCTGGTGATTTGCCTCTGGATGGCCCTTCAACTGCTGGCGGCCTGA
- a CDS encoding AraC family transcriptional regulator — protein sequence MKHASKFAIQRGWKLLLADMALPVGEVLAWAGLPGDMFSRPDASLSPADFFKLWNGMEQVAGGDDLPLRFGRAISVEAFDPPIFASLCAPNMNVALQRLSSFKRLIGPMILEVQVTSNGTSADLSCYGYEGHLPRSLAATEMVFFTQLARLATRKQVVPLRVELVQLPDDCAPLEAFFGCALQAADRNRITFSPQDAAHPFLTEDNAMWESFEPALMKRITDQDHTAKASERVHSALLELLPGGCSGIDDVATKLLTSRRTLQRQLLAEGLSFQDVLNRTRRELAEHYLRQDAITPGEVSWLLGFQDGNSFIRAFKGWTGSTPGQYRSNMPRQAAPM from the coding sequence GTGAAACACGCCAGCAAATTTGCCATCCAACGCGGCTGGAAGCTACTTCTGGCTGACATGGCGCTCCCCGTGGGTGAGGTGCTCGCGTGGGCAGGCCTGCCGGGCGACATGTTTTCGCGCCCGGATGCCAGCCTGAGCCCGGCAGACTTCTTCAAGCTCTGGAACGGCATGGAGCAAGTGGCCGGTGGCGACGACCTGCCCCTGCGCTTCGGCCGGGCCATTTCGGTCGAGGCGTTTGATCCGCCCATCTTCGCCAGCCTGTGTGCCCCCAACATGAATGTGGCACTGCAGCGGCTCTCCAGCTTCAAGCGCCTTATCGGGCCCATGATTCTGGAAGTGCAAGTCACCTCCAACGGCACCTCGGCAGACTTGAGCTGCTACGGCTATGAGGGGCATCTGCCCCGCAGCCTTGCGGCCACCGAAATGGTGTTTTTTACCCAGCTGGCGCGTCTGGCCACCCGCAAACAGGTGGTGCCCCTGCGGGTGGAGCTGGTGCAATTACCGGATGACTGCGCCCCGCTCGAGGCCTTCTTCGGCTGTGCCTTGCAAGCCGCCGACCGTAACCGCATCACCTTCAGCCCTCAAGACGCAGCACACCCGTTTTTGACCGAAGACAACGCCATGTGGGAGAGCTTTGAGCCCGCCTTGATGAAGCGCATCACCGATCAGGACCACACGGCCAAAGCCTCTGAGCGGGTGCACAGCGCCTTGCTGGAGCTGCTGCCCGGCGGGTGTAGCGGCATTGACGATGTGGCCACCAAACTGCTCACCAGCCGGCGGACCTTGCAACGGCAGTTGCTCGCAGAAGGCCTGAGCTTTCAGGATGTACTCAACCGCACCCGCCGGGAGCTGGCCGAGCACTACCTGCGCCAGGATGCCATCACGCCCGGAGAGGTATCGTGGCTGTTGGGCTTTCAGGACGGCAACTCATTCATTCGCGCCTTCAAGGGCTGGACCGGCAGCACACCCGGTCAGTACCGCAGCAACATGCCGCGCCAGGCTGCCCCCATGTAA